tgagacatgttacattaatgtgcataaatatgaacttgatctacttaatacctgtatgcattcggtttgtggtatgttgacacatgtggtagaggtttcccttttcttattatgcccataagctccacactgccaaaaatagcctttttgtcccattactacatcctacatttagcctgcccttgtcaagctagtagtttatgatcttgggattgttactacgtttttggtagcatatgctcttattgagattttgttggataaaaagaatgaaggagggaAAAGAGTTGAAAagttgaaagaaaaaaaagaaaaaaaagaaaaaaaaaagagttctgtactgttcatagcggtcgatcgactgccatttctggtcgatcgactgaggtccgagaagaaaaaagaaaaatcaattcgcataattcaagcctttatcttatggcgatttttgctcccatgttgcattagtatcttatggggagttggttgattactgttattttggagattgtgagttttgtgcttgctatagcaccgtttcgattgaagtttgagcaagaagttggatgttgccatgtggttccgttttggtactagcttgatcacctgtacctccactttcccataaatgttttgcctcttcttacccataccctcacatatccatatatacctcggcatgtgtcatggtcatttgttggttggaatgcatatgtacggtcatagagattactttcatattatattgcaggcatgtttttataggtcgtagttaggtgagagtctctacaaaatgaattctttctatcctcttatatattcaccttgttcttatttgagtgatttgagcgacccgtgagagtccaatttgataagtctctacagttaacggctcagcagtttttaacgacttcataactcggttgcatgattcatattgctaattgattgttagttgtatcattaaactggtttaggctttacttgttgcatttcgctctgagattgaactcgttccattaggtaattggatcgagtcttgttcttgcttggggacaatcaagggtttggtttggggaagtttgatgcgtgtcatttatatgatgttttacacctcattttacacgcatttcagagctcatttgtgtagtttaagctaccatttcccctatttccgtctactttcgtgtttttgtactttattgcagaaatgtgaagagttcagcggaaattgagctaaatccgtccccgagtatcttgcattgcatttgacatgaagttacttactcaaggaacgagcttggtgcgcatttcgaggcccgaaagacaaatccacgagattatagaagtcaactatcagctacttcagttgatcgaccacctcctttggtcgatcgaccaatccacGACATCCAGAGACTATTGTACACAGCagcccggtcgatcgaccggtcactgtggtcgatcgaccagaccgtacttcagacgagaattaaaagatcgaggaatttGAAGCCCATgatacattaggttttggaataataactacgttgtattctatataacgtaagctaggtttaTAGTTTAAGTATTCAGAAAATttatcaagttttacattcagttttagtttatcgaataattagggttcgggatattatTTCGCGTTGGATTTTCGTTCGTGCTTTCAATCATTCTGTTACAATTCTTCTGCAATTTTGGTATCCTTCTTAttccagtttattactttatttgcattcatagatatagaattgttagttagtttcccgaaaccataataatcgttttatgctagccttttgtttcgttattttaatcatgaattcagtagttaatttcgttaatttcattgttgttatcatccctagtatgagtagctaatttaatcgtgctaggatgtaggggaactatagattaggcggcgtagaattaacatggactgaaatcgcgtgtcagtcgatcgactgccatacctggtcgatcgactgaccacgtgaggtattaccttcgttttaattgttttaattctttattcgacgaatcgagtgcacacgactagttgaatgtttaggatttgactgacccattagatcgagagatagggacagttgattgaccaccaattaaaatgactaaactatgctgagatcgaaagataggtaaagtttagattatcagtcacttttcaggatgGAAGTctgtattagtgatattagggacttatagcgagatcgagagatgctatctgttaagagtggaccgagaggacctcttgttttcccccCTCATGTGTTttatttagaccgacttagtttgctgccgccgaaactatagtgaaccgaccatcctggtacccttcttttatttgttttatccgtttatttagtttatagtcttttattgcctttagctgtagaccaaatcaattcaacccccacattcgttaccttagactagaattagacaactattaattacattcgcctccttgtggttcgaccctgttaccactagcctaggttagttttaataggaattataaatttatttttggtactcacaacgacgggtatcaactagcttgacaagggtaggccatatggaatgtagttgaataaataggtcaaaacaggacaaatttggctaatgtgaggttaataggtaaaacgtaaaggaagggtcgcctctccacatgtgtcaccaccacaaaccgagtgtatacaggcaataagagacaaatttcatgcttatgcaatttgatgttacatgccatgtaaggagtactactcacatcctaaatgaaaccaatcatgaatgtcattggtttatgaagctctaaaccttagaatataTAGGTAGTTTCGATTATGCATGTATATGTGATGAACAAgagttatggtttgtatacaacacaaaatataatagactagcaaacggaatattctcataaaataataaaatactatataagaatgtacttgcaacggaaaatacGGACACAGACATACAATCTCATCTTAACTAGCCCGTCATACGGTTAGGAGATAATTATGATAGTttaggtgccaccgattaaaccaatttccaaccgtaaagtctcaaatcgttctctagctaatgattttgtcaatacgtctgcccattgtttttcagtactacaaaactcaagttttatattccctttctcaacatggtctcgaataaaatggtgtcttatttcaatatgtttggtacgtgaatgttgtgcgggatttttagaaattattatcgcactagtattatcacataaaataggaatacatcctacatcaacaccataatcacataattgttgcttaagccataatagttgagtacataccagtcctgcagcgatatattcggcttcagcagttgagagggcaaccgaattttgcttcttagaaccccacgtaataatacacggtccgacgaatgtggcgacacccgacatgctttttctgtctagagaacatcttgcgtagtcggcatcgtaataaccgactagatcgaagttacactccatcgggtaccataaatacagcttggccgttccaattaaatatcgtaaaattcgttttacggccgtcatatgcgattctttgggagatgattgatatctcgcacaaacgcatacgctaaacataatatcgggtctacttgcggtcaaatataacaatgacccaatcattccacggtaagtagtttcatcaactgatttaccgtcttcatctaatgtcaatttcttgttctcgaccattggagtagccatagcatgggaattttccattccgaattttcgaattaattccttgatatatttttgttgatggatcttaatgccttcatcatTTTGTTGTATTTGTAgtcctaggaagaatttcaattctcccaccatactcatctcgaattcggaggtcatcaactcagaaaaatatttgcacaagtttcggttggtcgatccaaaaataatgtcatcacgtagatttgaacaaccaaaaggtcagaaccctcggattttagaaatagggttttatcaacagatcctctactgaatccactgtcaagtagaaactttgataatctgtcgtaccatgccctaggtgcttgcttcaatccatatagggctttatctaactTGAAGACatgatcttcaaatttgctattcttaaatcggggggttgttcaacgaagacttcttcctgtaaatacccatttagaaaagttgtcttgacgtccatctggaagagcttcattcctttatgtgctgcgaatgctatcagaagtctaatagcttcaagatgaGTAACAGGCgtgaaagtctcgtcataatctattccttcttgttgattatatccttgaaccaccaatcttgctttgtttctgacaatgactccgtcatcatctagtttgttcctaaagacccaccttgttccaatgacagatcgatcctttggtctaggaactaaatgccaaaccttgttttgtTCGAACTGTCTTGCATAGCTACAATCTaatctgattctgcaagagctttatttatatttgttggttcgatcgtggatagaaaagagtagaaagagcagaagttattcaaggatcgtctagtttgaacacccttcttaatattccctagaatattgtccattaGGGTTTCCTTCTGCAAATGGCAAAGAAACCTAAACCTAAATCATCCCAACtcagaaaatcaatcaaatctaAAGCAAAATTACGACTTTCTTTTAACAATCTTAATAATCTTCATTTAGACGCATCCCCTGTCATGGCTTCTTCAGTGCAGGATGTTCCACAATCATCAGATGCAAAGAGTACACGATCGATAAGTGAGATGGTTGGAATTCCTCCTCTGGAGATGGATACTATTGTTGAAGTTGAAGACGTCTCCGAACAGGAAATCATTGTTGAATCTGAAGCTGTTTCTGAGCAGGAACTCATTGTTGAATCGGAAGGCGTTTCTGAAAAGGAAGATGCAGCAGGAGACAAAGATGGTGAATGGACTCAGGTCTCTAATCGTAAGCGTCCTAGATCCCCTGTAAGTTCACCTAAGTCCTCTTCTCCGTCTATGTTTCAAGTCTCCCTTGAGGATGTTCAACCGGAATTGGATTACTGGTCTACGGCCGTTATTTGTTATGTTTTGGGGGGCAATCCACCTTGGGAACTTCTTTCTGGCTTTGTGAACCGTTTATGGGGAAAGTACAAGTATGATAAGATATCTTTTTTGCCTAATGGAGTTTTTCTCGTACGTTTTCCCACTATGGAATGTAAGGAGTTAGTTCTCAAGCAGGGATTTCCGATGTTTGACAATAAACCACTTGTGGTTAAACCATGGACAGAAACTGCTTCCCTAGCTAAGGAAAAAGTTAAAGCTGTTCCCATATGGATTCGTCTATGTGGATTAGGCTTGAAATTCTGGGGGGAGAATTGCTTAGCTAAGTTGGGTTCTTTGTTTGGGAAATTTATGcgtgttgatggagctactctgGATAAAACCAGACTAGGCTATGCAAGGTTAATGATTGAGGTCCAGGTGGGTCAGGATCTTCCTGATAAACTTTACTTCAAAGATGAGAAAGGTCTGGAAGTCTGTGTGCTGGTGGAGTATGAATGGAGGCCTGATATCTGTAATGTTTGCAAGGGTATAGGTCATCTGTCAGGCAAATGCAGGAAAGCTGGAGTGCCTGGTCCAGCTCCTGCTCCTGCTCATGTCTCCACCAAACCAGTTCAAGTATGGCGTCCTGTTGTGAGACCCAGACCTGTGACTAGTCAGAAGGGTAAGGCACCTATGCACGCTGATGTTGTTCATCCTGTAAGCCCTAAATTTGGTGGCATTACTTATCATAATTCCAGTGTGTTAGTGCCTGTTAGTCCAATCATTCAGATGGTGAGACAGGAGCATAACTCTCCTTCAACTTCTTCAAAAACTTATGCAGAAGCTGTGAGTCCTGGTAATAGAAGTCCAGAAAAGAATGGGGGAACTACTGAATCAAATATAATTAATAATGGATAACATCGGGTGTTGGAATGTAAGGGGCATGAATAATCCTAATAAGCAAGCTGAAATAAAATGGTTCTTGCACCTCAATAAAGTAGGTCTTTTTGGTTTAGTTGAGACTAAGGTCAAAACTCAGGATTTTTCTACTATTTTAAATAACCTGGGACAGCATTGGTATGGTATGAATAACAATATACATCACAATGGTGGAAGAGTTTGGCTTATTTGGGTTCCTCAGGTGTTTCATATTACTCAAATAGCGTGTTCTGCGCAACAAATCACTGCTGAAGTCACTGAATTGGCAACAGGAGATGTTTTTTGGTTTACTGTGGTCTATGGAttcaatgatgatgatgacagaAGGAGTCTATGGGCTGAGCTTCAGCAGATCAAGGATCAGAATTTTTTACCTTGGTGTTTGTGTGGGGATTTTAATGTTGTTTTGAATTTTAATGAAAGGAAAGGCAGGAGTGTTGTATGGAATGAAATAGCTGATTTTAGGCAGTGTGTGGCTTACTGTGATATTGTGGATATCCAAGCTCAGGGGGCTTTTTTCACGTGGAATAATAAACAAGACCCGTCCACCAGGGTGTTTTCCCGCATTGATAGATGCATGGTCACTGAGGATTGGATGCATCAGTACCCTGACAGTTCTGCTTATTTTATGAATGAGGGTTTGTTTGATCACACACCTATTATATGCTATAGAAGGAAGAATTGTCAGAGTAGGAAAACCTCATTCAgatatttcaatatgtggggtTTAGATGCTGACTTCAAAAGCATAGTTAAAAGGGAATGGGACGTTCCAATATATGGGATTTCAATGTTCCAAATTACCACTAAACTAAGGAACTTGAAAAAGCCCCTGAAGGATCTTAATAAGAACAGGTACTCTGATATTGAGAAAGCTACTGAGGTAGCTAGACAGCAGCTGGATGACTTGCAAACCCAAATGCATAGGCAACCTGATGATACTCTGATTATTGCAGCTGAGAAGGAGGCTGCCAAAACCTTCTATGGTCTTCAGAAAGCTATGTTTAGCTTCCTCCAGCAGAAGGCAAAGACTGAATGGCTTAATGAGGGAGATGAAAATACTGGCTATTATCATAGGAAAATCAAGGCTAGGCAGGTTCACAATAAAGTTCTCCAGATTAAGGATATGCATGGTGTTACTCAGTCTGATCCTAATGACATTGAGAAGGCGTTCTTGGAATTTTATATGGACCTGTTGGGCACGAGCAAGGCTGTTAAAAGTGTTCACTTACCTACTGTAAGGACAGGTACTATGGTTTCTGATCAACATATTAATGAGCTTCTTCGTCCTGTGAGTATTGAGGAAGTCAAGCATTGTATTTTCTCTATCCCCTCCACTAAGTCACCCGGTCCTGATGGCTATTCTAGTCAATTTTTTAAGGACTCTTGGGAAATAGTGGGGCAGGACATCTTTGATGCTGTGAATACTTTCTTTCATACTGGCAAACTCCTAAAACAAATTAACTCTACCAATATCACTCTCATTCCCAAAAATACTAATCCTGGTAGTGTCATGGAATTTCGACCCATTGCATGTTGTAATACCATATACAAATGCATTGCTAAACTGTTGTGTTCCAGATTGGGGAAGATTCTTCCTGATATTATTAGTTGCAATCAAGGTGGTTTTATTCAAGGCAGGAACATTGTTGAAAATGTCCTCATTTGTCAGGACATTGTAAGGTTATACAATAGGAAAGCTGCTTCTCCCCGCTGTCTCATCAAAATTGATCTTAGGAAAGCCTATGATACTGTAGAATGGGATTTCCTCTCTCAAATGCTTGCTGCCCTGAAATTCCCTCAGAAATTTATTGATCTTGTGATGGTATGTGTGTCTACTCCTTCCTATTCCTTGTCCCTGAATGgtaattcttttggattttttAAGGGGTGTAGAGGATTAAGGCAGGGAGATCCTCTTTCTCCCCTCCTTTTTACCTTGTGCATGGAGTATTTATCACGTATTCTACATGTTATTGGTCAACAGCAAGATTTCAAGTTTCACCCCTTGTGTGGCTCTCTCAAGCTTAATCATCTTctttttgctgatgatttatTAATGTTCTCAAGAGGTGATGAATGCTCTATTATGTGGCTCCTAAGAGCCTTTTCCACTTTCTCAGTCTCATCTGGCCTTTGCCTCAATAAGGACAAGTCGAATATATATTTTAATGGTATGAAGCAAGGGAGTATTGATAATATTTTGCAAGTATCAGGGTTTTAGAGAGGCAAGCTACCCTTCAAGTATTTGGGCATCCCAATTTCTTCTAAGAAATTAACTAAGAATGAAGGAATGAAGCTTATTGATAAGATAACTGCTCGAATAAGATCTTGGGGTGCAAAGCACCTTTCATATTCAGGAAGGCTAGTGCTGGTGAACTCAGTTCTTTCTGGTTTACATTCTTATTGGTCCTCTGTGTTCTTGATACCTAATGGGATCCTCAACAAAATTGACTCCATCTGTAGGAACTATCTTTGGGGGGGGGCAATGATGCTTATATGAAAACTCCTAATGTTAAGTGGGAATCTTGCTGCACTCCTAAAGATGAAGGTGGTTTGGGGATTAAAGCTTCGAAGAGTTGGAACAAAGCTTTGCTGGGGAAGTATGTATGGTGGATTGCTAATAAACAAGATCACTTATGGGTCAAATGGGTGaatcatgtttatatgaaaggaGGTGATTGGACTAGTTATGAGCCACCTAGTGACTGTAGCTGGTCTTGGAAGAAAATTGCCCACTTACTGAAAACTTTTGCACCTACATACACCTAAGGGAAATGGTTGGGAGAGGATAAAGAGTATACTGTTGCGGGAGGTTATGAGTGGTTGAGAAATCCACAACCCAAAATCAGTTGGAGGTATATTTGTTGGAACAATATGAATATTCCTAGGACCTCCTTTATATTTTGGGCTGCCGTGAAAGGAAGACTCTTGACAAAAGATCGCCTGGTTAAGATGGGATATGTAATTGATACTGCCTGTTTTCTGTGTGGTACTGAGCAGAAGTCTCATAAACATCTCTTCTATGATTGTTGTTTTAGTGAGCAATGTATTCATCTATTGCAGCAACGTCTGCAAATTACTTTTCCTGCTCCTGAACTTTCCTCCTGGTTTAGTAAGCATCATGGGGTCTCTAAGCTGCAGAAGAAGTTGATATGTGCTGGTCAGGTGGCTGTTGTCTATGCAATCTGGAAAGCTCGCAATAAGGCAAGGGTTGATCAGGTTGTTACTCATCCAGCGGCTTTGGTGAATCAGGTCCTCAAGGACGTTTTATCTCGGTTCTGGTCTAGGAATACTGGTAATTTGTCTAGGAAAGAATCAGCTTGGCTAGCAAAGATTGTCTGATGTATTTTGATAGGGCTTTCATTTTTTATACTTTTCTTCTCATACGTAGCTGATACTCAGGAAACATTGTGATGTACATTGGTTTTTGATTTAATATATACTTaccatttacaaaaaaaaaacttcatttggatcggaattggaggaagttccccctgaatccaatccgggtgttgtattagagccgtttataacttcggactctacaccttgatttggatccaatgttatagtaacatcacctataacattagtttgggagtcattattttgagtcaatgttatagtatcatctactataactttggttttctcctttttatcttttgaagaatgatcaagttcatcacttgttccttctatctcattgtcctccaattccaattccgggggatcgtctcttgaaagacgaaagtcgggttcatccaagtcttcttcctcatcctgtaaaggcttatcaaacacgttatcttcatcaaaaataacgtggacactttcttcaatacaaagagttctcttattgaagactttgtaagccttgctatgatctgagtatcctatgaaaatcgtcttatcactcctagggtcgaacttacttaaccgatttttaccgttattgtgaacaaaacatttactcccaaagcaacgaagatgggagatattaggttttcgacctctaaggagctcgtagggggttttcttaagaataggtcggatcatagcacgattatggatgtagcaagaagtactaatggcttcagcccaaaagttacgaggtaaaccactacataaaagcattgtacgtgccatatcttctaaagttctattcatacgttcaacgacaccattttgttgaggagttcttggtgcagagaagttatgccctacaccattaactctacaatattctatgaaagcttggttatcaaactcggtgccatgatccgtacgaatagatacaagattagtcttatatttgttttgaacacgtttcataagacaatcaaattcatcaaacgtttcgtcttttgaatgaagaaagataggccatataTACCTTGAATAATCAtctacaagaacgaagacgtacctggatcctcctctactccttaccttcatgggtccacataaatccatgtgtactaattccaaggcttgatttgtgcttactactcttttagatTTGAATGATGAtattacttgtttgcacctggcacacgtatcacacatcttttcttggtcgaacttgattttaggtaacccttcaaccaagtcccacttcttgagtttgttcaaggttagtgagctaatgtgaccaaaccgcttatgccataaacagggatcatcaagtgtaactttcatgcatgaaaaagagttagtaggcacaacatttaaatctaccatatatacgttccttttcctgtggccttcaaga
The Silene latifolia isolate original U9 population chromosome 11, ASM4854445v1, whole genome shotgun sequence genome window above contains:
- the LOC141614380 gene encoding uncharacterized protein LOC141614380 is translated as MNIPRTSFIFWAAVKGRLLTKDRLVKMGYVIDTACFLCGTEQKSHKHLFYDCCFSEQCIHLLQQRLQITFPAPELSSWFSKHHGVSKLQKKLICAGQVAVVYAIWKARNKARVDQVVTHPAALVNQVLKDVLSRFWSRNTGNLSRKESAWLAKIV